Proteins found in one Anolis carolinensis isolate JA03-04 unplaced genomic scaffold, rAnoCar3.1.pri scaffold_19, whole genome shotgun sequence genomic segment:
- the LOC134294701 gene encoding neurexin-2-like produces MAKPVRLLVPLALLVASMLSPGAGGAALEFSGTTGQWARYARWDASSLGELSFSLKTNVSRALVLYLDDGGNCDFLELLILEGRFRLRFTISCAEPASLHLETPVNDDRWHMLLLTRNYRETMLVVDGEARVAEVKSKRRDMTVESDLFVGGIPPDVRLSALTLSTVKYEMPFRGIVANLKVGDMPPALLGSQGIRSDMEYLCTKQNPCVNGGICTVINSEVQCDCSLTGFQGKFCSEGKTL; encoded by the coding sequence ATGGCGAAGCCGGTGCGTTTGCTGGTGCCCTTGGCGCTGCTGGTGGCCTCGATGCTGAGCCCAGGCGCAGGCGGAGCGGCCTTGGAGTTCAGCGGCACGACAGGGCAGTGGGCACGCTATGCGCGGTGGGACGCCAGCTCCTTGGGGGAGCTGAGCTTCAGCCTCAAGACCAACGTCTCCCGGGCGCTGGTGCTCTACCTGGACGACGGCGGGAACTGCGACTTCTTGGAGTTGCTGATCCTGGAGGGGCGCTTCCGCCTGCGCTTCACCATCTCCTGCGCAGAGCCGGCCAGCCTGCACCTGGAGACGCCCGTCAACGACGACCGCTGGCACATGCTGCTCTTGACGCGCAACTACCGAGAGACCATGCTGGTGGTGGACGGCGAGGCCCGGGTCGCCGAGGTGAAGTCCAAGCGGCGCGACATGACGGTGGAAAGCGACCTCTTCGTGGGCGGCATCCCGCCCGACGTCCGCCTCTCGGCCCTCACGCTCAGCACCGTCAAGTACGAGATGCCTTTCCGCGGCATCGTGGCCAATCTGAAAGTGGGAGACATGCCGCCAGCGCTCTTGGGCAGCCAGGGCATCCGCAGCGACATGGAGTACCTGTGCACCAAACAAAATCCTTGTGTCAATGGTGGGATCTGCACCGTCATCAACAGCGAGGTGCAATGTGATTGCAGCCTTACCGGCTTCCAGGGGAAGTTTTGCAGTGAAGGTAAGACACTCTGa